A part of Acidisarcina sp. genomic DNA contains:
- a CDS encoding RluA family pseudouridine synthase yields MSIPPERPNPQEEPQPRSWTVPQESAGQRLDQFLVQQMESVSRSRIQLLLEQNGVLVDGKPAKASLRLRGEEHISVLGEARPAPLRAIAEDIPLDIVYEDEDLAVVNKPSGMMVHAGAGATDDARNRGTLVNAILHHFRSLSTTGGDLRPGIVHRLDKETSGLIIVAKNDWAHGKLADMFAARKMSKTYLALVHGEIEKETGTVNAAISRDQVRRTRMTTKRDVGGRSAISHYQVLKRFAGRYGKFTLVAVKIETGRTHQIRVHMSSIGHPVVGDTLYGAPTRIVVPVAISGKRRTQQEPEGITLKRNFLHSAELEFAHPRSGKMLSLKSALPEELKDFLRTLDAAAEAKSRAIRA; encoded by the coding sequence GTGTCTATACCGCCTGAACGTCCCAATCCGCAGGAAGAACCTCAGCCGCGCTCCTGGACCGTGCCGCAGGAGTCCGCAGGTCAGCGTCTGGACCAGTTTCTGGTGCAGCAGATGGAGTCCGTCAGCCGTTCGCGCATCCAGTTGCTGCTGGAGCAGAACGGGGTGCTGGTGGATGGTAAACCGGCGAAAGCCTCGCTGCGCCTGCGCGGGGAGGAGCACATCTCTGTACTGGGAGAGGCCCGGCCAGCCCCGCTGCGTGCCATAGCCGAGGATATCCCGCTCGACATTGTGTACGAAGACGAAGATCTTGCCGTGGTGAACAAGCCCTCGGGAATGATGGTGCATGCAGGCGCTGGAGCCACCGATGACGCGCGGAACCGCGGCACGCTGGTCAATGCCATTCTGCACCACTTCCGCAGCCTGTCGACCACGGGCGGCGATCTGCGGCCCGGCATCGTGCATCGGCTCGACAAGGAGACCAGCGGCCTGATCATCGTAGCCAAGAACGACTGGGCGCATGGCAAGCTGGCCGATATGTTCGCCGCGCGGAAGATGTCCAAGACCTATCTCGCACTGGTTCATGGAGAGATCGAGAAGGAGACCGGTACGGTCAATGCGGCGATCAGCCGCGATCAGGTCCGCCGCACGCGGATGACGACAAAAAGAGATGTGGGAGGACGCAGCGCCATCTCGCATTACCAGGTGCTGAAGCGCTTCGCCGGGCGTTACGGCAAGTTCACGCTGGTTGCGGTGAAGATCGAGACCGGCAGAACCCATCAGATTCGCGTACACATGTCGTCCATCGGACACCCCGTTGTGGGGGATACACTTTACGGCGCGCCAACTCGTATTGTTGTACCGGTTGCCATCAGCGGCAAACGGCGGACCCAGCAGGAGCCGGAGGGAATCACCCTGAAACGAAACTTTCTGCACTCGGCGGAACTTGAATTCGCGCACCCGCGCAGCGGGAAGATGTTGTCGTTGAAATCCGCGCTGCCGGAGGAGCTGAAAGATTTTCTGCGAACGCTGGATGCTGCTGCAGAAGCGAAGTCCAGGGCAATCCGCGCCTGA
- a CDS encoding VWA domain-containing protein, with protein MRRDPIPTRLQAPLVAAMAFALAVSSGALAQTTSARPQAPATTPVPASQAPAPATPAPATPPSTTAAPATASPAPAAGTPSQATPDASQQGQPAEASGEGEYTIRRSVDEVNLIFTVTDKHTGRFVKDLKQSDFALLDDQKAPAKVSKFTQQTNLPLRVGVVIDASTSIRQRFQFEQQSASEFLMQVLRPRSDRAFVMGFDVTPDLKQDWTNNQDLLETGISKLRPGGGTALFDAVYTACRDKLLDTSRGQEPVRKAMVLISDGDDNQSRAYLDDAIKMCQRAETIIYAISTNVSPSRGRGDTVLQKMADATGGSCYFPKRIEDMAQSFHEIQDELRSQYALSYTPADFKADGSFRTIYLFANDRQYNVRARKGYFAPKQ; from the coding sequence ATGCGTAGAGACCCCATCCCTACCCGGCTGCAGGCTCCCCTGGTTGCAGCCATGGCATTTGCGCTTGCCGTCTCCTCCGGAGCCTTGGCCCAGACGACGTCAGCACGGCCGCAGGCCCCCGCCACGACTCCAGTCCCGGCAAGCCAGGCTCCAGCTCCAGCTACACCGGCCCCAGCCACACCGCCATCGACTACGGCAGCACCGGCTACGGCAAGCCCTGCGCCAGCCGCCGGAACGCCGTCACAGGCTACTCCGGATGCATCGCAGCAAGGTCAGCCTGCGGAAGCGAGCGGCGAGGGAGAGTACACGATCCGGCGCAGCGTGGACGAAGTGAACCTGATCTTTACCGTTACGGATAAGCACACCGGACGTTTTGTGAAGGATTTGAAGCAGAGTGATTTCGCGCTGCTGGATGATCAGAAGGCTCCGGCCAAGGTTTCGAAGTTCACGCAGCAGACGAACCTGCCGCTCCGCGTGGGGGTGGTCATCGACGCAAGCACGTCGATTCGTCAGCGCTTCCAGTTTGAGCAGCAGTCGGCCAGCGAATTCCTGATGCAGGTGCTGCGCCCCAGGAGCGACCGCGCTTTTGTTATGGGCTTTGACGTAACGCCGGATCTGAAGCAGGACTGGACCAACAACCAGGATCTGCTGGAGACGGGCATCAGCAAGCTGCGTCCCGGTGGAGGAACGGCTCTCTTCGATGCCGTTTATACGGCCTGCCGCGACAAGCTGCTGGATACGTCTCGGGGACAGGAGCCGGTTCGCAAGGCCATGGTGCTGATCTCCGATGGAGACGACAACCAGAGCCGCGCCTACCTGGACGACGCCATCAAGATGTGCCAGCGGGCGGAGACAATCATCTACGCGATCAGCACGAATGTGAGCCCCAGCCGCGGGCGCGGCGACACAGTCCTGCAGAAGATGGCCGATGCTACGGGCGGCTCCTGCTACTTCCCCAAGCGGATCGAGGATATGGCACAGAGCTTCCATGAGATTCAGGATGAGCTGCGCAGCCAATACGCTCTGTCCTATACTCCGGCGGACTTCAAGGCCGACGGCTCGTTCCGTACGATCTACCTCTTCGCGAACGACCGCCAGTACAACGTGCGCGCCAGGAAGGGCTACTTCGCACCGAAGCAGTAG
- a CDS encoding DUF4201 domain-containing protein, with translation MPTLALGEPEQAIAIDDFQALEQRVLRTVQLLKSEREQRAAAEERASTAEQRLEESNAMLASLEAELTGLRRERDGVRNRVERLLTQLDDLAV, from the coding sequence ATGCCAACACTTGCATTAGGGGAGCCGGAGCAGGCAATCGCCATCGACGATTTCCAGGCTCTGGAGCAACGAGTGCTGCGCACCGTGCAATTGCTCAAGTCGGAGCGGGAACAACGCGCTGCTGCCGAAGAGCGTGCTTCGACCGCCGAACAGCGGCTGGAAGAGAGCAATGCCATGCTCGCCAGCCTGGAAGCGGAACTTACCGGCCTGCGGCGTGAGCGCGATGGCGTGCGCAACCGCGTGGAGCGACTCTTGACTCAACTCGATGATCTTGCAGTCTGA
- a CDS encoding cell division protein ZapA: MTAPSNDEQQMSSVTVEIYDQIYHLRGHDQEYIQMLAGMVDSKMRAVAAQGTTVDSLRVAVLAALNIADELAMLAEKYRALSGSMSETQTSIRSRASNLAGLLDSVLGEERRIG; the protein is encoded by the coding sequence ATGACAGCACCTTCGAACGACGAACAGCAGATGAGCAGCGTGACGGTGGAGATCTACGACCAGATCTATCACTTACGCGGCCACGACCAGGAATACATCCAGATGCTGGCGGGCATGGTCGACTCGAAGATGCGCGCGGTGGCCGCGCAGGGCACCACGGTGGACTCACTGCGGGTTGCCGTGCTGGCTGCGCTGAACATTGCCGACGAGCTTGCCATGCTGGCCGAGAAATATCGCGCGTTAAGCGGCAGCATGAGCGAGACGCAGACCAGCATCCGCTCCCGCGCCAGCAACCTGGCAGGGCTGCTCGACTCCGTCCTCGGCGAGGAGCGCCGGATCGGCTAG
- a CDS encoding prolipoprotein diacylglyceryl transferase family protein, translated as MHPLLFQFGPIAVPTFGIFAAIAVLAAMFLSVRLARVLQINANEIWNLGVTMVFSGLVGSRVLLVLLNWRDFRSAPLWMAGLATMRTPWLLLGGSVLALLTGLVYALIVKLPLLRTLDVLAPSLALGHAIVCLGSFAAGLDYGSPTHLPWAVVYNSRLAARWSGTPQGIPLHPTQLYECALELGLFVLLLMLLRRLQPGEVMGTWLFLIGLGSYFLEFLSGRAQAGILNGPLTLGQYLAVVLVVAGGMLWWKHDTVRASVYTA; from the coding sequence GTGCATCCTCTCCTCTTCCAGTTCGGCCCCATCGCAGTTCCTACGTTTGGCATCTTTGCCGCCATTGCTGTGCTGGCTGCAATGTTTCTGAGCGTTCGGCTGGCGCGAGTGCTCCAGATCAACGCAAACGAGATATGGAACCTGGGGGTGACGATGGTCTTCTCCGGGCTGGTGGGTTCGCGTGTTTTGCTGGTACTGCTGAACTGGAGAGACTTCCGCTCCGCGCCGTTGTGGATGGCTGGCCTCGCGACGATGCGCACTCCCTGGCTGCTGCTCGGCGGCAGCGTGCTGGCACTGCTTACCGGGCTGGTATACGCGCTCATCGTAAAGCTGCCGTTGCTGCGCACGCTGGACGTTCTGGCGCCATCGCTGGCCCTGGGCCATGCCATCGTCTGCCTTGGCTCGTTTGCGGCCGGCTTGGACTATGGCAGCCCTACCCATCTGCCGTGGGCTGTGGTCTACAACAGCAGGCTGGCGGCGAGGTGGTCCGGAACTCCGCAGGGCATTCCATTGCATCCAACGCAACTGTATGAGTGCGCCCTGGAGTTGGGGCTTTTCGTTCTGCTGCTGATGCTTCTCCGGCGGCTGCAGCCCGGCGAGGTGATGGGTACGTGGCTCTTTCTGATCGGGCTGGGGAGCTATTTTCTCGAATTTCTCAGCGGTCGCGCACAAGCCGGGATCCTCAACGGTCCACTGACGCTCGGACAGTATCTGGCGGTGGTGTTGGTGGTCGCGGGAGGCATGCTGTGGTGGAAACACGATACAGTGAGAGCTAGTGTCTATACCGCCTGA